The genomic segment CAGTGTATTGTAGCTGTAACTGAACAAATAATTATAATCCATGGTGTATACCTGCCTGTTTTTAATTGCTTTCATACTGGACAGTTTCGGATTGTTATAGAGCGCCTTTCTGATTTCATCCCTGTTATGATGCCATTCGAGAACGATCAGGACATCCGGATCCGACTGAACCAGAGTCTCAACACTGATATCCCCCCGCTTATGGGCAAATATATTATTTAGTTTAACCATCTGAAATGCTTTATTGAAAAAGGTTTCTCCATACGCAGGGTAAACATAGATATTGTTCAGATCCGACATATGCAGATACGCAAAAGATTGTGTCCTGGGGATTTTTGATAATTTGGAGGTAATCTTTTTCTGACGCTCTTTCAATTGATCGGAAAAAGCCTGTGCCCGATCCTGCACGTTGAATATTTTCCCGAGATTCCTGATGTCTGTGTAAATGGAATCAAATGAACCACCAGGAATAGAGGATTCAAGAACATAGGTTCCAATGCCCATATTATTCAGTGAGTCGATGGTACCGACACCCCAGTCTGCATTTTCAAACAATCCTCCGCGACTGACGATGATATCCGGATTCGTTCCGATTGCTGCTTCTTTTCCCACATAAAAATGACTCAGTTTCTTCAGTGATTCATAATCAGAAGAGACAGATTTATCAGGAGTCCCGAAGTCTCCTCCGACACCAACAATTCGGTTTTTCAGCCCGAGATGAAGGAGCAACTCAGCGACGGTCCGTGTCGTTGCCATAATCCTTTTCGGTTCTTTTTGAAAGACCTGATCCTTCCCGTGCCATTCTGCGCTGCCTTCTGCTTTTGTATAGTTATGAACAGTGACCGGATAATGGGATGGATTGCTGCCTGCTTTCCCGTCTGATTCTTCTGTTGCTGAACTCCCACAGCCGGCAATAAGCAGAACCATGGCCAGAGAACCGGCGACCAATACTTTCAACTTATTCATTTTCTATTCTCCCCTTTTGTGAAACAGTAAGTATTGCTTTTGAGTGATCAGAACCCGTAAGCGAAACTGAGGCGATGGGTCACAGGATTTTCATAGGTTTGACATTTTATGTGGTACAGGGCTTCAATCGTTCCAGGTGTAAGTACCTCTTCCGGTTTTCCATGCGCATAAATTTCCCCGTCTTTAATTGCATACAAATAATCACAGTACATCACAGCCAGTTCAAGATCATGCAGAGCTGCAAGAACGCTGATACCCAGATGTTTCACGCAGTTCAGAATTTCATACTGGTAACGAATATCCAAGTGGTTTGTGGGTTCATCAAGGATCATGAGTTGCGGCTGCTGGGCTATGGTGCGTGCAAGAATCACGCGCTGCTTTTCACCGCCGGACAGTGACAGATAGCTGCGCTTGCGGTAATCGAGCAACTGAGTACGTCGCAGGGCC from the Sporolactobacillus sp. Y61 genome contains:
- a CDS encoding ABC transporter substrate-binding protein → MNKLKVLVAGSLAMVLLIAGCGSSATEESDGKAGSNPSHYPVTVHNYTKAEGSAEWHGKDQVFQKEPKRIMATTRTVAELLLHLGLKNRIVGVGGDFGTPDKSVSSDYESLKKLSHFYVGKEAAIGTNPDIIVSRGGLFENADWGVGTIDSLNNMGIGTYVLESSIPGGSFDSIYTDIRNLGKIFNVQDRAQAFSDQLKERQKKITSKLSKIPRTQSFAYLHMSDLNNIYVYPAYGETFFNKAFQMVKLNNIFAHKRGDISVETLVQSDPDVLIVLEWHHNRDEIRKALYNNPKLSSMKAIKNRQVYTMDYNYLFSYSYNTLDGLEQLAKDMYPDLYH
- a CDS encoding ABC transporter ATP-binding protein, yielding MKLAAEDLKVRRGKKEIINKVSVFVKNRQFVGLIGPNGCGKSTLLKSIYKSIQPQSGTIFLDKLDVLKSSEKKVSQHLGVVGQFNEMSFDLTVEQMVLLGRTPHKKLLESDKAQDYEIFEEALRRTQLLDYRKRSYLSLSGGEKQRVILARTIAQQPQLMILDEPTNHLDIRYQYEILNCVKHLGISVLAALHDLELAVMYCDYLYAIKDGEIYAHGKPEEVLTPGTIEALYHIKCQTYENPVTHRLSFAYGF